Below is a genomic region from Lysobacter terrestris.
GTGGTCGGCATCACGGTGTCCGCGTACGCATTGTTCGCCATCGCCAACTACGGGTTGCAGCTGAAGAAGCGGACGCTGCAGGTGCTGGTCATAACGCTGGTCGCGGCGCTGTTGAACGTCGCGCTGAACTTCATCCTGATCCCGCGCATGGGGTACATGGGCGCGGCATGGTCGACGGCCGCGGCCTACGCGGCGCTGACCATCGCGCAGTTCATGGTGTGCCCGGGTGGCCTGGCGCGGCTGCCGAACGCACGGGCTGCGGTGGTTTCGCTGCTGTGCGCGGCGATCCTGGTGGCGGTCGCGCTGGAGAGCGACCTGCTGGGAGTGCAGGGAACCTGGAGTCGCCTTGGGGTGGCAGGGCTGCTGTTCATCGCTCTCTACGCGCTTCCGGTCCTGGCATTGGACTCGACGCTGCGCGTAGGCCTGCTCGCGCTGGCCAAGCGATCGCGGTAACGATGTACTGGTTGTTGTCGCCGCTGTCGTGGCTACTGCTCGCGGGCGTTGTGCTGGCCTGGGCATTGCTGCGGCGTCGACTGCTGCTGACGCTCGGTGCCGGCACCGTCGTCGCGCTGGCGTTGGTGGCGATGACGCCGCTGGCCGCGAACCTGCTGGCCCGCCCGCTGGAGCGGCCGTTCCTGGCCGCCAATGGATGCAGCGCCGATCCCGCGTCGGTGGCCGTCGTCCTGGGCGGCGGAATCTCAGGCAGCCCGCGCGATGCCGCCGATTTTTCCGTGCTCAACCTCGCCAGTCGACGCCGCGTCGATCGCGCCGTGGAATGGTGGCGCGAGGGCGAAGGCCGGGTGCTGGTGATGCAGGGCGGTGCGCCGTACCGGAGCCTGCCGGCGCTGGCCGAACTGATGGCGGCGTACGCACGGATGCAGGGCGTTCCTTCGGGCGCGCTGCGGGTGGAAACCGGTTCCGGCGACACCCGGGAAAACGCGGCCGGCGCGGCGGCAATGACGCCACCCTTGCCGCGACGCGTGGTGCTGGTGACGTCGATGATCCACATGCGGCGCGCGCAGGAAGTCTTCCGGCGCAACGGATTCGACGTGTGCCCGCTCGGTACCGATCGCCGCCGGTTGCCTTCGCGGATTCCGTGGGCATTGATTCCCCGCACCAGCGCGTTGGCCAACACGGAAGTCGCGCTGCACGAATGGGCGGGATTGGCCTACTACCGCCTGCACGCGGAGCGCCAGCCAACGCCTGGCACACGATAAAAAGAAAGGCCCCGGATGTCCGGGGCCCTTCCTGCTGCGTTGCCTGCGGTCGGTTACTTGTAGACCGAGAAGGTCGCGGTGGCCTGGGTGGTCAGGCTGCCGCTGGTAGCCACGGCGCCCAGCTGATACGTGCCGATCGCGTTGCGGGTCGACTTGAACGAGACGCGGGCGTCGCCGTTGCCGTCGGTGGTGCCGGTGAGGACGAGCTGGCTGCGGTTCGGACGGGTCACGGTGAACGTGACGCTCGCGCCGGACAAAACCGCACCGTTCTTGGCCACGCGGGCGGTCATGTACACCGTTTCACCGGCCTTGTACGACGACTTGCTGGTGCTGAGGGTTTCCGACAGCGTCGCCGGTGCGGCAGCGGCCGAGTACGTCGTCGAAGCGCTGGCGGTGTGCACGCTGCCCTCGGCGCTGCTGGCACCCACACCGATGCCGTAGCTGCCGGCGGCCGTGGTCGACGAGGTCACCGCGAGCGAGGCGCTGGTCGATGCACCCGGCGCCAGCGCAACGTTGGCGGCCGACAGCGTGCCCGTCCAACCCGACGGAACGGTGCGCGCCAGGGCAAAGGTCGTGCTGCTGCACTCGGCGCTGTCGTTGTTCTTCAGGCTGATGCTGTAGGTGCTGGTGGTGCCGGCCGCAACCGTGCTCGTGGGGCCGGACACGGTCAGCGTCGGCGCAGCGCGGGTGCAGGTGGGCGTCGGAGTGGTCGGCGGCGGAGTCGTCGGCGGGGTGGTGGTCGAACCCGCACCGAACTCGTAGGCACCGATGTCATTGGCCGCGCCGGTCGGACGCTTGCCCATCACGAAGTCGGTCGTCACCGCGCTGATCATCGGCGCCTTGTCGACCACCGGGCTGCCCGACAGCGGCTCGGCATCGAACGAGGCCAGCGTCATGTTCTTCAGCGTCGGGTTCTGCGTGCAGGTGGTGCCCGACGCGCAGCTGCGCACGTTCCAGCCCATGTTGCCCGAGAAGCTCTTCACCGCCGGCGCACCGCCCGCGGCCATCGAGGTCTGCGTGCCCGTGTTGGCGTAGTACGGGAAGCCGACCACCAGGTTGTTCTGCACGAACACCTTGTCGGTCGAGGTGCCTTCGCCATAGGCGATCTGCGCATCGCCTTCGCCGGCGATGGTGTTGTGGCGCACCGTCGCGGTGTCGCCGCCGGTCAGGATCAGCAGCAGCGAGCTGCCGTAGGCGCGGCACAGGTCGCCTTCGGTCATGTAGTACTTGCCGCGGAAGTACGTGCACTGGCCGACCAGCACCGAGTTCTCGATCGTCGAGTTGCCCTTGATCTTGACCTGGTTGCCGGCGTTGG
It encodes:
- a CDS encoding YdcF family protein, with amino-acid sequence MYWLLSPLSWLLLAGVVLAWALLRRRLLLTLGAGTVVALALVAMTPLAANLLARPLERPFLAANGCSADPASVAVVLGGGISGSPRDAADFSVLNLASRRRVDRAVEWWREGEGRVLVMQGGAPYRSLPALAELMAAYARMQGVPSGALRVETGSGDTRENAAGAAAMTPPLPRRVVLVTSMIHMRRAQEVFRRNGFDVCPLGTDRRRLPSRIPWALIPRTSALANTEVALHEWAGLAYYRLHAERQPTPGTR
- a CDS encoding choice-of-anchor Q domain-containing protein, with product MPVSLTQSRNLSRLFVSLTLGLAAIGSAQAATYYVRTDGGDAAQCNGRADAAYPGSGTAQNCAWKNPNIALPNSGSARIAGGDTLLIGSGAYQIGSGGYMQAIPSGTSSAKTRILGNGSTAPKLIGIGGIHRVLNLDGSSNVEIGNLEVTDNSDCVYNHSQAAAACTSAMPWARVGLYARASSNVWLHDVNIHGMAKNGANAGGLTNWTMERVKFNKNGAAGWDGNIGTGGSNSGAMVMRDIEIAWNGCGEKVATGEPWACWAQQTGGYGDGFGTVDTAGDWLIEDAFIHHNTSDGLDLRYMDGADTTKVTLRRIYSVANAGNQVKIKGNSTIENSVLVGQCTYFRGKYYMTEGDLCRAYGSSLLLILTGGDTATVRHNTIAGEGDAQIAYGEGTSTDKVFVQNNLVVGFPYYANTGTQTSMAAGGAPAVKSFSGNMGWNVRSCASGTTCTQNPTLKNMTLASFDAEPLSGSPVVDKAPMISAVTTDFVMGKRPTGAANDIGAYEFGAGSTTTPPTTPPPTTPTPTCTRAAPTLTVSGPTSTVAAGTTSTYSISLKNNDSAECSSTTFALARTVPSGWTGTLSAANVALAPGASTSASLAVTSSTTAAGSYGIGVGASSAEGSVHTASASTTYSAAAAPATLSETLSTSKSSYKAGETVYMTARVAKNGAVLSGASVTFTVTRPNRSQLVLTGTTDGNGDARVSFKSTRNAIGTYQLGAVATSGSLTTQATATFSVYK